A stretch of the Acyrthosiphon pisum isolate AL4f chromosome A2, pea_aphid_22Mar2018_4r6ur, whole genome shotgun sequence genome encodes the following:
- the LOC107885691 gene encoding uncharacterized protein K02A2.6-like → MNKLGITIRGISKIEVESTNKNNKLELLINEFEELFEEKIGKYKYEKVTLKVKEECTPIFCKPRPIPFAFKKKVKDELDRLEREEIIQKVETSEWGTPLVPVIKPDGSIRLCADYKTTVNKYLVDINHPSFRGHKIGSEGIERDKNKVKAMLNAVEPKSVTEVKAFTGMVNYYAKFIPNLSTLRGPIYNLLKKRNLSVLLSCDASEYGIGAVLMHIFENGERRPVGYASRILTVAEKKYSVIQKEALAVFWGVKKFSQYLSGRKFFLETDHKPLLALYGENKGIPVMASGRIQRWTLYLSEFDYQVLHVKGNNNKMADGLSRLPDKDDVQTQTNETDYVDFMENTMPIDYEILKVETKKDKEFNLVIKYLNEGWPIKVSEELKPYAIRKEEICIDKDILMWGYRILIPKILRKNLLKEVHSTHMGMSKMKTLCRSYMWWPGLDKDIENWVQSCDACLQSRSEPILAEPKKWEEANCPMDRVHIDFSIFTR, encoded by the exons ATGAACAAATTAGGAATAACGATTAGGGGTATTTCAAAGATTGAAGTAGAAAGcacaaataagaataataagttagagttattaataaatgaatttGAAGAATTGTTTGAGGAAAAAATTGGtaagtataaatatgaaaaagtgACGTTAAAAGTTAAAGAGGAATGTACACCTATATTTTGTAAGCCGAGACCAATACCTTtcgcttttaaaaaaaaagttaaggaTGAGTTGGATAGATTAGAAAGGGAAGAGATAATACAGAAAGTGGAGACTAGTGAATGGGGTACTCCTCTTGTACCGGTTATTAAACCAGATGGATCTATTCGTTTATGTGCAGATTATAAGACtactgttaataaatatttggtagaTATTAACCATCCTAGTTTTAGAG gACATAAAATTGGATCAGAAGGTATTGAaagagataaaaataaagttaaagcAATGCTTAATGCTGTAGAGCCTAAAAGTGTCACAGAAGTAAAAGCATTTACAGGTATGGTGAACTACTATGCTAAATTTATACCAAATTTATCAACCTTACGAGGTcctatttacaatttgttaaaaaaaagaa ATTTAAGTGTTTTATTGTCTTGCGATGCGTCGGAGTATGGTATAGGAGCAGtgttaatgcatatttttgaaaatggagAAAGGCGACCAGTGGGGTATGCATCAAGAATCCTAACCGTGgctgaaaaaaaatactcgGTAATACAAAAAGAGGCTTTAGCTGTTTTCTGGGGTGTAAAGAAATTTTCTCAATATCTTTCGGGCAGAAAATTCTTTTTAGAGACTGACCATAAACCTCTGTTAGCTTTGTATGGTGAAAATAAAGGTATTCCTGTTATGGCCTCTGGGAGAATTCAAAGATGGACATTATATTTATCTGAGTTTGATTATCAAGTATTACATgttaaaggtaataataataaaatggcaGATGGACTTTCGAGATTACCTGATAAAGATGATGTACAAACTCAAACAAACGAAACTGATTATGTTGATTTTATGGAAAATACTATGCCTATTGATTATGAGATACTTAAAGTGGAAACTAAAAAAGATAAAgagtttaatttagttattaaatatttgaatgaagGTTGGCCGATAAAAGTAAGTGAGGAACTGAAACCTTATGCAATTAGAAAGGAAGAAATTTGTATTGATAAAGATATATTAATGTGGggttatagaatattaattccTAAAATTCTGAGAAAGAATTTATTGAAAGAAGTACATTCAACTCACATGGGTATGTCTAAAATGAAGACATTGTGTAGATCATACATGTGGTGGCCTGGATTAGATAAGGATATAGAAAATTGGGTACAAAGTTGTGATGCTTGTTTACAAAGTAGATCAGAACCAATTTTAGCAGAACCAAAAAAGTGGGAGGAAGCGAATTGTCCGATGGACAGAGTACATAtagatttttctatttttacaaGGTAA